GTTGCCCAGCTCGGTCGGCCCGCCATCAGCCCAATGCCGGATATGGTGCCCCTGGCAGAGCCGGGGCGGCCGATGACAACCGGGGAAAGCACACCCACGGTCGCGCAAGTACAACGCCCGGCGAAGTCCGGGTGAGACCAACCGCCGGAGACGACCGAGGTCGAGGGGCTCCCCCTTGCCACCCAGGACAGCGGGGATGATCTGGCAGTCGCAGGCATGGATCCGGGCCTCGGCCGCCGAGATGCGGCCGGTATCACCCAACGTCGCCTGACCGACACCAGACTTCAAGTCCTCCAACGAGACCGCGACCATCACGTGCGCCCGTTCACCCGCCTGCATCGGCAAGTCCGGGGAATTCAAGGCCAAGTCGATCGCGTCGGAGAAGGCATCGCCGTAACGTTCCTGCGGGGAACGGAAGTCGGGACCATCGTCGGCTCTGCGGCGCTCGGCCAGAGAGTCCAGCAGGGCACTGGCGCGGGCGCCGGTCTCGTCATCGAACCGGCCCTGAAGTTCCCACACCCCGGTTCTTTTGCGGCGCAACGACAGCTCGCGGCTGGGGGTGGCCGGTTCGGTGGTGTCGGGTTCGGTGCCGTCGGGGTCGAGGTGGGCGAGGATGCGGGCGCCCAGTGCGGCGACCTGCTTGTGTCCAGCTTCTTCGGCGAAGGACAGCAAGTCTCGTTCGGCGTTATCGCGGTACTCGGGCGGAACTTGCGTCATGACACCGACGATGGTGTCGATCATCGGAGTGCTCAACCGGCCGTCCAACGCGGCAGCGCCGGTGGCGGGAGCGACAGCCGGAATGGGAGTGCCGTCGAGATTACGGCTCGGCGTGAGGGCTCGGGCTCGCTCGACCACGTTCTCGGCGGCAGCCTTGGGAACATCAGCGAGATGCTCGAACAACCGCGCAACAGACCGGTAGCCGAACAGTTCCATAACCCCGCGCGACTCGATTTCCACGAGCAGAGAACCGATCTCAGCCTCAGCAGACCGAACAACAGTGAGCAGTGTCGAGATGCGGTCGGCCAGGGCCACCGCATCCGCTTTCCACACCGCTTCACTGTCCACACACCAAGATTACCGGCAGTCGCACGCATGTTCATCACACGAAAGGATGATCCAGACCAAGAGCGGCAGGGACACCGTTGCGTGGGGAATCGGCGCTCCCGCACCGAGCGGGAAGCAAGAACAGGAAGCGCCGATTTCCCACGCCCGGCGAAGCCGCATCTTGAAAACTCAACCACGAACCCCGGAAACAGCCCGAGCCCGATCAATATCCGGCCCCCGATAAAGCCGCTCAGGAATCCGAGCCAAAGTAGAAGGATGAACCTGCGACCCCAACCCGTAAAGCTTCTGAAAACTCATGATCAAAGGCCGCCACGCATCCGGATCGATGCGGTCGGGACTCCCCGGAACCCGGATGTCATCATGGACGAACACCCGCTGAACCCGCACCTCGATGGCGACGATCCCACCACGCTGCGCCGAATCCTCATCGGCAACCGGGTGCACGGCCTCGACCACGGCCTCCATCGCAACGGGACACTCGGCAACCCGAGGAGGAGCGACCGTCTCGGAAGGAACAGGAGTCAACCCGGCCCGCGA
This genomic window from Amycolatopsis mongoliensis contains:
- a CDS encoding flavin reductase family protein; this translates as MKTETLAHTAIEPGILYFGTPVVLISSENEDGSANLAPMSSAFWLGWRAMLGLGARSKTTQNLLRTRECVLNLPSDALAAAVDRLALTTGSDPVPPGKVKRGYFHVSEKFSRAGLTPVPSETVAPPRVAECPVAMEAVVEAVHPVADEDSAQRGGIVAIEVRVQRVFVHDDIRVPGSPDRIDPDAWRPLIMSFQKLYGLGSQVHPSTLARIPERLYRGPDIDRARAVSGVRG
- a CDS encoding HNH endonuclease signature motif containing protein, giving the protein MDSEAVWKADAVALADRISTLLTVVRSAEAEIGSLLVEIESRGVMELFGYRSVARLFEHLADVPKAAAENVVERARALTPSRNLDGTPIPAVAPATGAAALDGRLSTPMIDTIVGVMTQVPPEYRDNAERDLLSFAEEAGHKQVAALGARILAHLDPDGTEPDTTEPATPSRELSLRRKRTGVWELQGRFDDETGARASALLDSLAERRRADDGPDFRSPQERYGDAFSDAIDLALNSPDLPMQAGERAHVMVAVSLEDLKSGVGQATLGDTGRISAAEARIHACDCQIIPAVLGGKGEPLDLGRLRRLVSPGLRRALYLRDRGCAFPGCHRPPRLCQGHHIRHWADGGPTELGNLVLMCGHHHRLLHRSGWQVRIAADGLPEFFPPVFLDRRRKPRRNNLHEPLPFAA